In Candidatus Pelagibacter sp. RS39, the following proteins share a genomic window:
- the dnaX gene encoding DNA polymerase III subunit gamma/tau has protein sequence MSNDTKVLALKYRPQNFDDLIGQDVVAETITNSIVANKVPNAYLFTGIRGVGKTTIARIVAKALNCKNGIQKNCQNKCDNCQAITNSNHIDVLEMDAASRTGVDDVRELIEFSRYGPTSSKYKIFIIDEVHMLSKQAFNALLKTLEEPPEYLKFIFATTEIKKIPVTVISRCQRFDLSRIKSSELFNYIKNIKDKEGGKITDDALKLIVKISEGSVRDALSLLDRALLTLDSKTELDLKTAQKIFGFFDKSQLIDLFEFILNGDEIKVIEIYRKIYDQGVEPKIFINDFLELLYYFKNIKSLTLESTNFSLNDQEFQRIKDLNKNLDPSVLILFWQFTISTLDELVIVSNQHLSMEMFLLRLIYLSSIKLEKNTDINSLSENPVIDKEIYDQSKPINQIKNIYQEEKSKPEIHKEIKSEKKIFINNLEKLIQTCVDKKEIKLKYELEKNVNLVKFEKNIIEISFNENLDKNFVKELSSKLFEWTGERWMISFSQLKGDVSMKEKRQEIKKSLIEEIKSSKTYKDVIKNFPDAELIDVNLNKEDEPHD, from the coding sequence ATGAGCAATGATACAAAAGTATTAGCACTTAAATATAGACCACAAAATTTTGATGATCTTATTGGTCAAGATGTAGTTGCAGAAACTATAACAAATTCAATAGTGGCTAATAAAGTTCCTAATGCATATTTATTCACTGGAATTAGAGGAGTTGGAAAAACCACTATAGCAAGAATAGTTGCTAAGGCACTTAATTGTAAAAATGGAATTCAAAAAAATTGTCAAAATAAATGTGATAATTGTCAGGCGATAACTAATTCTAATCATATTGATGTTTTAGAAATGGATGCTGCGAGCAGAACCGGTGTAGACGATGTTAGAGAATTAATTGAGTTTTCTAGATATGGACCAACTTCATCAAAGTATAAAATTTTTATAATTGATGAGGTTCATATGTTGAGCAAACAAGCATTTAATGCCCTTTTAAAAACTTTAGAAGAACCACCAGAATATCTAAAGTTTATTTTTGCAACAACTGAAATAAAAAAGATTCCAGTTACAGTTATATCAAGATGTCAAAGATTTGATTTATCAAGAATTAAATCGTCTGAATTATTCAATTATATCAAAAATATTAAAGATAAAGAGGGAGGCAAAATCACTGATGATGCATTAAAATTAATAGTAAAAATTTCGGAAGGTTCAGTAAGAGATGCACTATCCTTATTAGATAGAGCATTGTTAACTTTAGATTCTAAAACTGAATTAGATTTAAAAACAGCACAAAAAATTTTTGGTTTTTTTGATAAATCACAATTAATCGATTTATTTGAATTTATTCTTAACGGAGATGAGATTAAAGTTATAGAGATTTATAGAAAAATTTATGACCAAGGTGTTGAGCCAAAAATCTTTATCAATGATTTCTTAGAATTACTTTATTACTTTAAAAATATTAAGTCATTAACATTAGAAAGCACAAATTTCTCATTAAATGACCAAGAATTTCAAAGGATCAAAGATTTAAATAAAAATCTTGATCCGAGCGTATTGATTTTATTTTGGCAATTTACAATATCGACTCTTGATGAACTCGTTATAGTTTCAAATCAACATTTATCAATGGAGATGTTTTTGTTAAGGCTGATATATTTAAGTTCGATAAAATTGGAGAAAAATACAGATATAAATTCTTTAAGCGAAAATCCAGTTATAGATAAAGAAATTTATGATCAATCAAAACCAATAAATCAAATTAAGAATATTTATCAAGAAGAAAAAAGTAAACCAGAAATTCATAAAGAAATTAAATCTGAAAAAAAAATATTTATTAATAACTTGGAAAAGTTAATACAGACTTGTGTTGATAAAAAAGAAATTAAACTTAAGTATGAATTGGAAAAAAACGTTAATCTTGTAAAATTTGAAAAAAATATAATTGAGATATCTTTTAATGAAAATTTAGATAAAAATTTTGTTAAAGAACTTTCCTCAAAACTTTTTGAATGGACAGGTGAGAGATGGATGATTTCATTTAGTCAATTAAAAGGTGACGTTTCAATGAAAGAAAAAAGACAAGAAATAAAGAAATCTTTAATAGAAGAAATAAAAAGTTCAAAAACTTATAAAGATGTAATAAAAAATTTTCCTGACGCAGAATTAATTGATGTTAATTTAAATAAAGAGGATGAGCCTCATGACTGA
- a CDS encoding YbaB/EbfC family nucleoid-associated protein, with amino-acid sequence MTDFTKILDKAKELESKMKESQKKIKEIRVEGVSGSNSVKVILDGEGEMQSIKLSEEIMKEDKTIIEDLIVAAHNSAKSQLKTKTAEEISKATGGLGIPGFKWPL; translated from the coding sequence ATGACTGATTTTACAAAAATTTTAGATAAAGCAAAAGAACTTGAGTCTAAAATGAAAGAAAGTCAAAAAAAAATTAAGGAAATCAGAGTTGAGGGAGTTTCAGGTTCAAATTCAGTAAAAGTAATTCTTGATGGAGAGGGAGAGATGCAATCAATCAAATTATCAGAGGAAATCATGAAAGAAGATAAAACTATAATAGAAGATTTAATAGTTGCTGCTCATAATAGCGCTAAGTCACAACTTAAAACAAAAACAGCTGAAGAAATTTCAAAAGCAACAGGTGGGCTTGGGATACCTGGATTTAAGTGGCCACTATAG
- the recR gene encoding recombination mediator RecR, whose product MQNISEIEELIKLISKLPGLGPKSAKRIVLKLVNNRNELVKPLANTLAQVYKNVVRCNLCGTLKSNLAGCSNCENTKNKFTKICVVEDIADQWSIENSNIFQGYFHILGGTISSAGNKKEDLLINSLIERVKKEKIDEVILATSATVEGQTTAFYIQDSLKDTNAKITKLAQGLPVGGEIESLDDGTLLSAFKNRSKLNSNSS is encoded by the coding sequence ATGCAAAATATCTCAGAGATAGAAGAACTTATTAAGTTGATATCAAAATTACCAGGTCTGGGACCTAAATCTGCAAAAAGAATTGTTTTAAAATTAGTAAATAATAGAAATGAGCTTGTAAAGCCGTTGGCGAATACTTTGGCTCAAGTTTATAAAAATGTTGTGAGATGTAATTTATGTGGCACCTTAAAGTCTAATTTAGCCGGATGTTCAAATTGTGAGAATACAAAAAATAAATTTACAAAAATTTGTGTAGTTGAAGATATTGCTGATCAGTGGTCGATAGAAAATTCAAATATTTTTCAGGGTTATTTTCATATTTTAGGTGGAACGATATCATCTGCTGGTAATAAAAAAGAAGATTTATTAATCAATTCTTTGATTGAAAGAGTAAAGAAAGAGAAAATTGATGAAGTTATTTTAGCAACTAGTGCAACAGTAGAAGGTCAAACAACGGCATTTTATATACAAGATAGTTTAAAAGATACAAATGCTAAGATTACAAAATTAGCGCAAGGTCTGCCAGTTGGTGGCGAAATAGAGAGTCTTGATGATGGTACTTTGCTTTCTGCTTTTAAAAATAGATCTAAATTAAACTCTAATTCAAGTTAA
- a CDS encoding malate synthase G — MTSKYHSIGNLKVSEELLHFVNNELFNGTDISPEKFWKDFDKAVHELAPKNKELIVFRETLQKKIDKWHIDNKGKDIQIKEYKNFLKEIGYLKDEGPDFKIETSDIDEEIATIAGPQLVVPIMNARYALNAANARWMSLYDSLYGTDAIEASEDSTSERYDPERGEIVIKYGREFLDKYFALKDFSWKKITGIAIQDKNLKILKGIDVTTLKDASKFIGHRGEADNPSAIILKNNNLHIEILKNPRAFSAQQDHAGISDIILESAVSTICDNEDSVAAVDAQDKVSCYRNWLGLMKGDLVTRFEKEGKTLERKLNPNRSYISKEGKGLKLHGRSLLLIRNVGHLMTNPSIILKDGSEIPEGLMDAFITTAAALQDIKKKGNSRTGSIYIVKPKMHGPDETAFTNEIFTKVEEILKLKKYTCKIGIMDEERRTSSNLKECIRTLKHRVFFINTGFLDRTGDEMHTSMEAGPMIKKGDMKSSKWIGAYENNNVDIGLACGFSGKAQIGKGMWAMPDKMKDMLDQKTGHLKAGANCAWVPSPTAAALHALHYHEINIFDVQKKLAKREKANIDDLLTIPIADRPNWSVDEINREISNSAQTLLGYVVRWIDQGIGCSKVPDINNVGLMEDRATLRISSQHIANWVHHGVTTKIQVIEIMKEMAKIVDKQNENDRNYIKMSTDYDRSIAFQTACELIFKGKDQPSGYTEPLLHLNRLKKKLT; from the coding sequence GAGAAACACTTCAAAAAAAAATTGATAAATGGCACATTGATAACAAAGGAAAAGACATTCAAATTAAAGAATACAAAAATTTTTTAAAAGAAATAGGCTATTTAAAAGATGAAGGTCCTGATTTTAAAATTGAAACAAGTGATATTGACGAAGAGATCGCTACAATAGCTGGACCTCAATTAGTTGTTCCAATTATGAATGCTCGTTACGCTTTGAATGCTGCTAATGCAAGATGGATGAGTTTGTACGATAGTTTGTATGGTACTGATGCAATCGAAGCATCTGAAGATAGCACGTCAGAAAGATATGATCCGGAACGAGGAGAGATTGTAATTAAGTATGGTAGGGAATTTTTAGATAAATATTTTGCTTTAAAGGATTTTAGCTGGAAAAAAATAACTGGAATTGCAATTCAAGATAAAAATTTAAAAATTTTAAAAGGTATTGATGTGACAACTTTGAAAGATGCAAGTAAATTTATTGGTCATCGAGGTGAAGCAGATAACCCATCCGCAATAATATTAAAAAATAATAACCTTCATATTGAAATACTTAAAAATCCAAGAGCTTTTAGTGCTCAGCAGGATCATGCAGGAATAAGTGACATAATACTAGAATCTGCAGTTTCAACAATATGTGATAATGAAGACAGCGTTGCAGCAGTGGACGCTCAAGATAAAGTGAGCTGTTATAGAAATTGGCTTGGATTAATGAAGGGTGATCTAGTCACACGGTTTGAAAAAGAGGGAAAAACATTAGAGAGAAAACTGAATCCAAACAGAAGTTACATTTCAAAAGAAGGAAAAGGATTAAAATTACATGGTAGAAGTCTTTTATTAATTAGAAATGTTGGTCATTTGATGACTAATCCCTCTATAATATTGAAAGATGGAAGTGAAATTCCAGAGGGATTGATGGATGCTTTTATAACAACTGCAGCAGCTCTTCAGGATATTAAAAAAAAAGGAAATTCAAGAACTGGTTCGATATATATTGTAAAACCAAAGATGCATGGTCCAGACGAAACAGCATTTACAAATGAAATCTTTACTAAAGTTGAAGAGATACTTAAATTAAAAAAATACACCTGTAAAATTGGAATTATGGACGAAGAAAGAAGAACGTCATCAAATCTTAAGGAGTGTATCAGAACCTTAAAACATAGAGTTTTCTTTATTAATACTGGTTTCCTTGATCGTACAGGTGATGAAATGCACACATCAATGGAAGCAGGACCAATGATTAAAAAGGGTGATATGAAATCCTCAAAATGGATTGGGGCTTATGAAAATAACAATGTTGATATAGGTTTAGCCTGTGGCTTTTCAGGTAAAGCTCAAATAGGTAAAGGAATGTGGGCTATGCCTGATAAGATGAAAGATATGTTAGATCAAAAAACTGGTCATCTTAAAGCGGGAGCAAATTGTGCGTGGGTTCCGTCTCCAACTGCGGCAGCTCTTCATGCTTTACATTATCATGAAATTAATATTTTTGATGTTCAAAAAAAATTAGCCAAAAGAGAAAAGGCAAATATTGATGATCTACTTACTATTCCTATTGCAGACAGACCGAATTGGTCAGTTGATGAAATTAATAGAGAAATCTCAAATTCTGCTCAGACATTACTTGGTTACGTTGTAAGATGGATTGATCAAGGTATAGGTTGTTCTAAAGTACCAGACATAAACAATGTTGGGTTGATGGAAGACAGGGCAACCTTAAGGATTTCTTCTCAACATATTGCAAACTGGGTACATCACGGTGTTACAACAAAGATACAAGTCATAGAAATAATGAAAGAAATGGCAAAGATTGTGGACAAACAAAATGAGAATGATCGAAATTATATTAAAATGAGCACTGATTATGATAGGTCCATAGCATTTCAAACTGCATGTGAACTTATTTTTAAAGGAAAAGATCAACCTTCAGGATACACGGAGCCACTATTACATTTAAATCGATTAAAAAAAAAATTAACTTGA